Proteins from a genomic interval of Rubinisphaera italica:
- a CDS encoding DUF1559 domain-containing protein, whose amino-acid sequence MNGFRRGFTLIELLVVIAIIAILVALLLPAVQQAREAARRSSCKNNLKQLGLALHNYHDTFGIFPNDIYSSYSPDRSSMTNASARNYSWMVMILPQVEQGALYDQIDFNSQLYGQTLPNGQEVGAQSIPTYHCPSNLKFEPSDQYNTSSTSYAGTQGFDWWRRRGQVHEGLFGLESKVKMTQIKDGTSNTIAIGEVIATGYKGGGRRGGAGTPRDAGGESVFRMWAHAHVHNVIGVNGGYNIKNPDDSTPGSSPGGDATFWKTGPYTWGPQYIAAHGINSDWPGPASYHAGGAQFLMCDGSVRFISENVDYHGDHNTSAGAPSIWMSINTINGGSRDNAGGEF is encoded by the coding sequence ATGAATGGTTTTCGTCGCGGTTTTACATTAATCGAGCTTTTGGTGGTAATTGCGATTATCGCAATATTAGTGGCACTGTTGCTTCCCGCTGTCCAGCAGGCACGCGAAGCAGCGCGGAGATCATCCTGTAAAAATAATCTCAAACAACTCGGATTGGCACTTCACAACTATCACGACACCTTTGGCATTTTTCCAAATGATATCTATTCTTCCTATTCACCAGATCGTTCATCGATGACGAACGCCTCGGCTAGAAATTACAGCTGGATGGTGATGATCCTCCCTCAAGTCGAACAAGGGGCTCTTTACGATCAGATTGACTTCAATAGTCAGCTTTATGGTCAGACCTTGCCTAACGGACAAGAAGTGGGAGCCCAGTCAATCCCCACTTATCACTGTCCCTCGAATCTCAAATTCGAACCGAGTGATCAATACAACACGTCTAGTACGAGCTATGCAGGCACCCAGGGATTTGACTGGTGGCGTCGTCGAGGTCAAGTCCACGAAGGACTTTTCGGACTTGAGTCCAAAGTTAAGATGACTCAAATTAAAGACGGGACTTCGAATACCATCGCAATTGGTGAGGTGATCGCTACCGGATACAAAGGAGGAGGACGACGGGGAGGTGCTGGAACCCCAAGGGATGCTGGTGGAGAGTCAGTGTTCCGCATGTGGGCACATGCTCATGTCCATAATGTCATCGGTGTGAATGGAGGTTACAATATTAAGAATCCGGATGACTCGACTCCTGGATCAAGCCCGGGTGGTGATGCCACTTTTTGGAAAACAGGGCCTTACACTTGGGGGCCACAATATATCGCAGCCCACGGCATCAATTCGGATTGGCCTGGACCAGCCAGTTATCATGCAGGTGGTGCCCAGTTCCTGATGTGTGACGGCAGTGTCCGTTTTATTAGTGAGAATGTGGATTATCATGGAGATCACAACACCAGTGCAGGAGCCCCATCTATCTGGATGTCCATTAATACAATCAATGGAGGAAGCAGGGATAATGCTGGTGGTGAATTCTAA
- a CDS encoding TIGR00266 family protein, whose product MQSHEIDYEIFGDDMQIVEIELDPNETVIAEAGMMNYMEEGIEFEAKMGDGSQASQGFFGKMMSAGARALTGESIFITHFTNHGQGKRRVAFAAPYPGKIVALDLQKIGGSVVCQKDAFLCAAKGTKLSIAFQKKLGAGFFGGEGFILEKLTGDGKAFVHAGGTVIKKKLQGETLRVDTGCLVAFTEGIEYDIARAGNLKSMFFGGEGLFLATLRGHGTVLLQSLPFSRLADRVIQHAPSMGGSDRGEGSVLGGMGNMFGD is encoded by the coding sequence ATGCAATCGCATGAAATTGACTATGAAATCTTTGGCGACGACATGCAGATCGTCGAAATCGAACTCGATCCCAATGAGACCGTCATCGCTGAAGCAGGCATGATGAATTACATGGAAGAAGGGATTGAATTCGAAGCCAAGATGGGCGACGGTTCGCAGGCTTCACAAGGTTTTTTCGGCAAGATGATGAGTGCCGGGGCCAGAGCGCTGACAGGTGAGTCGATTTTTATCACACACTTTACGAATCATGGACAGGGGAAACGCCGGGTTGCCTTCGCGGCTCCCTACCCTGGGAAAATTGTCGCACTCGATCTGCAGAAAATTGGTGGTTCGGTCGTCTGTCAGAAAGATGCGTTCCTGTGTGCGGCTAAGGGGACGAAACTTTCCATCGCGTTTCAGAAAAAATTGGGAGCCGGTTTTTTTGGAGGAGAAGGATTCATCCTTGAAAAACTGACTGGCGATGGCAAAGCATTCGTTCATGCTGGGGGAACAGTCATCAAAAAGAAACTGCAGGGAGAAACGCTCCGGGTCGATACGGGCTGCCTGGTCGCATTCACGGAGGGGATTGAATATGACATTGCCCGAGCCGGGAATTTGAAGTCGATGTTTTTTGGTGGTGAAGGCCTCTTTTTGGCGACTCTCCGCGGACACGGTACGGTACTATTGCAAAGCCTGCCGTTTTCTCGGCTGGCAGATCGTGTCATTCAACATGCCCCTTCCATGGGCGGCAGTGATCGTGGAGAAGGATCGGTGCTCGGTGGCATGGGAAATATGTTTGGGGATTGA
- a CDS encoding GNAT family N-acetyltransferase translates to MSIEIRTYDGSAEELSEFIVGNWLKSYSEKMAVPDWSPAYFNWQMTGPEIPDREYLISAWKEGKLVGTLLAMPFPMWYLGKEVIGAQGSWLTVDPEVRRAGAAKMMALEVAKRQRERNCLARVGYAFGTGKTSLGPRFWKTAKENTSFVKPVRLWVRLLDSQTFIDWTNNTFERTMMKVLPNAVCNVDPVSSDVAIRDYVPEDLQSCQELINRQAKTADLAILWPADRLQRQLQHSDFVNTMLVTRDEKIVGFLNYHKIGIHLRGLIPAAIVDILACQEMTKKETNSLLNAFCQRMKDEGVKMMLLREFVNQPKRLLLKSRFIPQPVDSTLLLSRSDPQADITPSKVKSIQVLWR, encoded by the coding sequence GTGTCGATTGAAATACGAACATACGATGGATCGGCGGAAGAGCTGAGCGAGTTTATCGTCGGGAACTGGCTCAAGTCCTATTCCGAAAAAATGGCCGTTCCAGACTGGAGTCCGGCTTATTTCAACTGGCAGATGACAGGCCCGGAAATTCCTGATCGCGAGTATCTGATTTCCGCCTGGAAAGAGGGCAAACTTGTCGGAACTTTGCTGGCAATGCCTTTCCCAATGTGGTATCTGGGCAAAGAAGTTATTGGTGCACAGGGTAGTTGGCTGACGGTTGACCCCGAAGTTCGTCGGGCAGGAGCTGCCAAAATGATGGCACTCGAAGTCGCGAAGCGCCAACGCGAACGGAATTGTCTGGCACGCGTTGGCTATGCTTTTGGAACGGGGAAAACTTCGCTTGGACCGCGATTCTGGAAGACCGCCAAAGAGAATACGAGCTTCGTAAAGCCGGTTCGATTGTGGGTTCGATTGCTCGATTCGCAAACCTTTATCGACTGGACGAACAATACGTTCGAACGGACGATGATGAAGGTTCTCCCGAATGCCGTGTGTAATGTCGATCCTGTTTCTTCTGATGTAGCAATTCGCGATTACGTTCCTGAAGATCTGCAGAGTTGTCAGGAATTGATTAACCGTCAAGCAAAAACGGCAGACCTTGCCATCTTGTGGCCTGCCGATCGGTTACAGCGACAACTTCAGCACAGCGATTTCGTAAATACGATGCTCGTGACTCGCGATGAAAAAATCGTGGGCTTCTTGAACTATCACAAAATCGGCATTCATCTGCGGGGGCTCATCCCGGCTGCCATTGTCGATATTCTGGCGTGTCAGGAGATGACAAAAAAAGAAACGAACAGTTTGCTCAATGCGTTTTGTCAGCGGATGAAAGACGAAGGCGTCAAAATGATGCTGCTGCGGGAATTTGTGAATCAACCCAAACGTCTCCTGCTCAAATCCCGCTTCATTCCTCAACCTGTCGACTCGACACTGCTGCTTTCACGTTCAGACCCTCAGGCGGATATCACACCGTCGAAAGTGAAGTCGATTCAGGTTTTGTGGCGGTGA
- a CDS encoding ISAs1 family transposase — MFSNPLSFLLFFEDLADPREDYKVTHSLSDMIFLALCGAVANCDHWTEIEIYARNHLKFLKKYVSLKNGVPSHDTFSRVFSRLDPVAFSECLIKWVDSLQSDLASQGVHLDGKVLRRSFDKAAGKGALNVVTAWAGDLHLCLGQLPVEEGTNEKTAMPKLIELLELSGAVVTVDAAHTNKSVARQLRGKNADYVMTVKGNQPKLYEIINQKFEELSENDFQHPKVRRHTTRESNGGRDEYRRYTVFPAPAEVKQLGWVDVKSIGMVYRERTVNGKTSQELIYFISSLPPKVRTLAKHVRDHWKIENQMHWSLDVTFAEDTSRIRKGEGAANAAIFRRLALTILKRYTDEKMSIRSKRLTASWNSENLLRYLTGNQA, encoded by the coding sequence ATGTTTTCCAATCCGTTGTCATTTTTACTTTTCTTTGAAGACCTGGCTGATCCACGAGAGGACTACAAAGTTACCCATTCGCTCAGCGATATGATTTTCCTGGCTCTCTGCGGGGCGGTTGCCAATTGCGATCATTGGACGGAGATTGAAATCTATGCACGCAATCATCTCAAATTCCTCAAGAAATATGTTTCGCTCAAAAACGGAGTTCCCTCACATGATACGTTCAGTCGAGTCTTTTCACGACTCGATCCGGTCGCATTCTCGGAATGCTTGATCAAGTGGGTGGATTCCCTGCAAAGTGATCTCGCCAGCCAGGGCGTGCATCTGGATGGTAAAGTTCTCAGGCGGAGTTTCGACAAAGCTGCTGGCAAGGGAGCTTTAAATGTTGTGACGGCCTGGGCGGGTGATTTGCATTTGTGCCTGGGACAGTTACCGGTCGAGGAAGGCACGAACGAGAAGACTGCGATGCCGAAGTTGATTGAACTACTGGAGCTATCGGGAGCCGTTGTGACTGTCGATGCGGCTCATACAAACAAGTCGGTAGCCCGGCAGTTGCGTGGCAAAAACGCGGACTACGTGATGACCGTCAAGGGGAATCAACCGAAGTTGTATGAGATCATCAATCAGAAGTTTGAGGAGCTTTCTGAGAACGACTTTCAGCATCCCAAAGTTCGGCGTCATACGACACGGGAATCAAACGGAGGTCGGGACGAATATCGACGCTATACTGTCTTTCCTGCCCCTGCCGAAGTGAAACAACTCGGGTGGGTCGATGTGAAATCAATTGGGATGGTGTACCGCGAACGAACGGTCAACGGGAAGACGTCGCAGGAGTTGATCTACTTCATCTCCAGCCTGCCGCCCAAAGTGCGAACCCTGGCTAAGCACGTTCGGGACCACTGGAAGATTGAGAACCAGATGCATTGGTCATTGGACGTCACTTTTGCAGAAGATACAAGCCGAATCCGTAAAGGCGAGGGTGCTGCGAACGCAGCGATCTTCCGCCGATTAGCACTGACAATTTTGAAGAGATACACCGACGAAAAAATGAGCATCCGCTCGAAACGACTCACCGCGAGCTGGAATTCAGAGAATTTATTGCGATATTTAACAGGAAATCAGGCATAA
- a CDS encoding THUMP domain-containing class I SAM-dependent RNA methyltransferase — protein MEQVTLTATCGFGLEAVVARELFKLGYPDVKKSDGRITFTAPIDAIPKCNLHLRSANRVLLKLAEFPAEDFDAFFDQIHDLEWEGWIPRDAYIPVTGSSQKSKLHGVPALQGMAKKAIATRLQDVYKSELPESGASFPVHFDMRHDQCTIFLNTSGDGLHRRGYREKAGLAPLRETLAASLIQLSVWNRERTLLDPLCGSGTIPIEAALIARNIPPGRNRSFAAELWPRIPGQLWDDVREAAEAAIDTSEMLPIIATDQDYHVLKVARENARLAGVEEDIHFQQQDLSETTTKRKYGCLITNPPYGQRLNEEEEARQVWQTLSDVTEHWSTWSLFIFVASREFESLFGKRATRRRKLFNSSIECTYYQYLGDKPPSMRKRTISDDPSQKE, from the coding sequence ATGGAACAAGTCACCCTTACTGCGACCTGCGGGTTTGGTCTCGAAGCCGTTGTCGCGCGCGAGCTATTCAAGCTCGGCTATCCCGATGTCAAAAAGTCAGATGGTCGAATTACCTTCACTGCTCCCATCGATGCCATTCCGAAGTGCAATCTGCATTTACGATCCGCCAATCGTGTCCTTCTAAAGCTGGCTGAGTTTCCGGCTGAGGATTTCGATGCGTTTTTCGATCAGATCCACGACCTCGAATGGGAAGGCTGGATTCCTCGGGATGCTTACATCCCAGTCACGGGTTCTTCTCAGAAATCAAAATTGCATGGTGTCCCTGCGTTACAGGGAATGGCCAAGAAAGCGATTGCGACTCGTCTGCAGGATGTTTATAAAAGCGAGCTCCCGGAATCGGGCGCGAGTTTCCCCGTTCACTTCGATATGCGGCACGATCAATGCACTATCTTTCTGAACACAAGTGGAGATGGTTTGCATCGCCGAGGATATCGCGAAAAAGCAGGGCTGGCACCATTACGCGAAACACTTGCAGCCTCATTGATTCAACTGAGCGTCTGGAATCGAGAACGCACCTTGCTCGATCCCCTTTGTGGCAGCGGAACGATTCCCATTGAAGCGGCTCTGATCGCGCGAAACATTCCACCGGGACGGAACAGATCTTTCGCAGCCGAATTGTGGCCGCGAATTCCCGGCCAATTGTGGGATGACGTTCGTGAAGCGGCAGAAGCCGCTATTGATACGTCGGAAATGCTTCCGATAATTGCGACCGATCAGGATTACCATGTCTTGAAAGTTGCTCGCGAGAATGCCCGGCTGGCTGGAGTTGAAGAGGATATTCATTTTCAGCAGCAGGATTTGAGTGAGACAACGACCAAACGAAAGTATGGCTGCCTGATCACAAATCCTCCCTACGGACAACGACTGAACGAAGAAGAGGAAGCCCGGCAAGTCTGGCAGACGCTTTCTGATGTAACCGAGCACTGGTCGACATGGTCGCTGTTTATCTTTGTCGCATCGCGTGAATTCGAAAGTCTTTTCGGTAAACGTGCCACTCGACGTCGTAAACTTTTTAACAGCTCAATTGAATGCACCTACTATCAATACCTGGGTGATAAACCACCGAGCATGAGAAAACGAACAATATCAGATGATCCGAGTCAGAAAGAATGA
- a CDS encoding NCS2 family permease → MSVQYPLFVKRDIDGFFGLFIDNVVQLLLILGLCSGLCGMTGENASLLFRYIFPGAAVSILLGNLFYAWQAHRLAAKENRSDVTALPYGINTPSLLVFVFFVMMPVYLETKSAVDAWKMGLIACLGSGVIELLGALFAGAIRKHTPRAALLSTLAGIAIGFIAMTFTLQIFHKPLIAMAPLGLILIALFAPTRFPLGLPGGLVAVLVGTVTAWALTLFTSWVPSAPTWITGNTMSTAAISEQFDRIGLYLPVFVGGQIFEVLKDWSNWFGFLSVIIPMGLFNIIGSMQNIESAEAGGDSFATGPSMAVNGIGTIIAALFGSCFPTTIYIGHPGWKELGSRAGYSSLNGVVVTLLCFSGLIGLASAIVPIEAGVAIVLWIGIIITAQSFQATPDNHAPAVAIGLFPAIAAWGATVMAGAFLAAKGTTMQELLTANSGTEVNGFLIEGLLSLERGYIFTCMILSALAANLIDRKFLSAAVWSFIAAILTFVGLMHAFQLQGNIVDYWLIGQETEKTALNFSATGIAIGYLAISGICLGFHLWAKPSKIDDVSAEIE, encoded by the coding sequence ATGTCTGTACAATATCCGCTATTCGTCAAACGGGACATAGACGGTTTTTTTGGATTATTTATCGATAACGTCGTCCAGCTCCTGCTCATTCTCGGACTATGTAGCGGGTTATGTGGCATGACGGGCGAAAATGCGTCACTGCTCTTTCGCTATATCTTCCCGGGAGCGGCTGTCAGCATTCTATTAGGTAATCTGTTTTATGCCTGGCAGGCTCATCGACTGGCCGCAAAAGAAAACCGTAGTGATGTCACCGCCTTACCCTACGGCATCAATACCCCTTCGCTGCTGGTGTTCGTCTTTTTCGTAATGATGCCCGTCTACCTCGAAACTAAAAGTGCAGTCGACGCCTGGAAAATGGGGCTGATCGCCTGCCTCGGCAGTGGAGTTATTGAACTGCTGGGAGCCTTGTTCGCCGGCGCCATCCGCAAACATACACCGCGAGCAGCCTTGTTATCGACTTTGGCCGGGATCGCCATTGGCTTCATCGCCATGACGTTCACATTGCAAATCTTCCATAAGCCACTCATCGCAATGGCTCCGCTTGGCTTGATTCTGATCGCCTTGTTTGCCCCCACTCGATTTCCCCTGGGATTACCTGGCGGATTGGTCGCCGTTCTCGTTGGAACTGTCACCGCCTGGGCTTTGACACTCTTCACGAGTTGGGTCCCAAGTGCTCCGACATGGATCACCGGAAATACGATGTCAACGGCTGCGATTTCCGAGCAGTTCGACCGCATCGGACTGTACCTGCCCGTTTTTGTTGGTGGTCAGATCTTTGAAGTCCTCAAAGACTGGTCCAACTGGTTCGGATTTCTCTCGGTGATTATTCCGATGGGTCTGTTCAATATCATCGGCAGCATGCAGAACATCGAATCGGCAGAAGCAGGTGGTGACTCGTTTGCGACGGGACCATCGATGGCCGTCAATGGAATCGGAACCATCATCGCGGCTCTGTTCGGCAGTTGTTTTCCGACGACGATTTACATTGGACACCCCGGCTGGAAAGAACTGGGCTCACGAGCGGGTTATTCGTCGCTGAATGGAGTCGTCGTCACACTCCTCTGTTTCAGCGGACTGATTGGACTTGCCTCGGCAATCGTTCCGATCGAAGCGGGTGTCGCGATCGTGCTCTGGATTGGAATCATCATCACGGCTCAGTCGTTCCAGGCAACTCCCGATAATCACGCTCCCGCAGTTGCTATTGGACTGTTCCCCGCGATTGCCGCTTGGGGAGCAACTGTCATGGCTGGAGCTTTTCTGGCTGCCAAAGGCACAACCATGCAGGAGTTACTGACTGCAAATTCAGGTACAGAAGTTAACGGTTTCCTGATTGAAGGCCTGCTCTCACTAGAACGAGGTTACATTTTTACCTGTATGATACTCTCAGCCCTGGCCGCGAATTTGATTGATCGCAAATTTCTCTCAGCAGCAGTCTGGTCCTTTATCGCAGCTATTTTAACTTTTGTGGGACTGATGCATGCCTTCCAACTGCAGGGCAATATCGTCGACTACTGGTTGATTGGTCAGGAGACGGAAAAAACCGCTCTCAATTTCTCCGCGACAGGCATCGCGATCGGTTATCTGGCAATCAGTGGCATCTGTCTCGGATTCCATCTCTGGGCAAAGCCATCCAAAATTGATGACGTTTCTGCGGAGATTGAGTAA
- a CDS encoding DUF2062 domain-containing protein, translating into MQTNSTGNRKSGQSCELKKHTSPNMKSWWWYVSPQLWLRKIVSLEDTPHSIALGTSIGVFVAMTPTVGIQMIVVLLIAALCKPFFRFNQVAGLIAVYLSNPVTTLPIYWFNYWIGTFFIAGNVTRADLAEALQYDSFADWCRSVFKLIFEFGWPLVIGSVLVGIVCAIPSYPITKWLAGAMQRKTRLLQLRHQRKVALKAAKKLQRDQ; encoded by the coding sequence ATGCAGACAAATTCCACAGGTAACCGAAAGTCGGGTCAGTCATGTGAGCTCAAAAAGCACACATCCCCGAACATGAAATCCTGGTGGTGGTACGTTTCGCCACAACTTTGGTTGCGAAAAATTGTCAGTCTGGAAGACACCCCTCATTCGATTGCTCTCGGGACATCCATCGGCGTTTTTGTTGCGATGACGCCAACTGTCGGCATCCAGATGATTGTCGTGCTGTTAATCGCAGCTCTCTGTAAGCCATTTTTTCGCTTCAATCAAGTCGCAGGTTTGATTGCCGTGTATCTCTCTAATCCGGTGACTACACTTCCCATCTACTGGTTCAATTACTGGATTGGGACCTTCTTCATCGCTGGAAATGTCACCCGTGCAGACCTGGCTGAAGCACTACAGTATGATAGTTTCGCGGACTGGTGCCGAAGTGTCTTTAAACTGATCTTTGAGTTCGGCTGGCCACTTGTGATTGGCTCCGTCCTGGTAGGAATCGTTTGTGCCATTCCCAGCTACCCCATTACAAAATGGTTAGCCGGGGCAATGCAACGAAAAACACGCCTTTTACAGCTCCGTCACCAGAGAAAAGTAGCTTTAAAAGCTGCCAAAAAGCTCCAAAGAGACCAATAA
- a CDS encoding EVE domain-containing protein produces MPVKKTTSSKSVKTQSAKSSEKRYWLFKSEESCYSIDHLAAEPNKTTFWDGIRNYQARNMLRDDVQKGDLVFFYHSNTDPLAIAGTARVVKAGYADHTAFDPIEKHYDPKSNPDEPTWYMVDIKLVKKFPQPVTRTMLKEDPITANMMVLARGSRLSVQPVTQEEWDAVHRLAGVKAT; encoded by the coding sequence ATGCCTGTAAAAAAAACCACCTCTTCCAAGTCTGTGAAAACGCAATCAGCCAAATCATCAGAGAAACGCTACTGGTTGTTCAAATCAGAAGAGAGTTGTTATTCAATCGATCATCTGGCAGCCGAGCCAAATAAAACGACGTTCTGGGATGGCATCCGTAACTATCAGGCTCGAAATATGCTGCGGGATGATGTTCAGAAGGGGGATCTGGTTTTCTTTTACCACAGCAATACCGATCCCCTCGCGATTGCAGGGACGGCTCGTGTTGTCAAAGCGGGTTATGCCGACCACACCGCCTTCGATCCGATCGAAAAGCATTACGATCCCAAAAGCAATCCCGACGAACCGACCTGGTACATGGTCGATATTAAACTGGTGAAGAAATTCCCCCAGCCCGTCACGCGAACGATGCTCAAAGAGGATCCCATCACCGCCAACATGATGGTCCTCGCCCGCGGTTCCCGACTGTCGGTTCAACCGGTCACTCAAGAAGAGTGGGACGCGGTGCATCGGTTGGCGGGTGTGAAAGCGACATAA
- a CDS encoding DUF4288 domain-containing protein: MKNTEPWYGVRLIYHHKNDLCNAYEEQIVIVKAESFAEAIEQAEILAEDYQSETTVYTGHAMCFHVFDENESRLGHGTEVFSLIRKSDLEPSEYINRFYDTGTECAGEFE, from the coding sequence ATGAAGAATACAGAACCATGGTATGGCGTACGCCTCATTTATCATCATAAGAATGACCTGTGTAATGCATACGAAGAACAAATTGTGATTGTTAAAGCAGAATCATTTGCAGAAGCGATCGAGCAGGCCGAAATTCTCGCTGAAGATTATCAATCAGAGACGACGGTCTACACTGGGCATGCCATGTGTTTCCATGTTTTCGATGAAAACGAATCGCGTTTGGGCCATGGGACGGAAGTTTTCTCACTAATTCGAAAATCCGATCTCGAACCTTCTGAATATATCAACAGGTTTTACGATACCGGAACTGAATGTGCTGGAGAGTTCGAGTAA
- a CDS encoding AraC family transcriptional regulator, with protein MIRDQRTAPQIETSRITSVDVAVLQDLFDHVPDVTFFVKDAACRYIAVNESLTGRLGLKHRSQLIGKRLDEVCEGDLGRIPTEQDSEVLKTGLPLINHLELHRSRTQEPGWCLTTKIPLRNENANVVGLVGISSDVRIPTEPQEIPVSFANALTEFESSLAAEVTPAWLAKKSKLSSQRVARLTKKLFGLTPSQLITKTRIAAASRILKETDKSIKEVATACGFTDHSAFSRTFRAATGVSPSVFRQS; from the coding sequence ATGATTCGAGACCAGAGAACAGCTCCACAAATTGAGACTTCCCGAATCACTTCGGTCGATGTCGCGGTCCTTCAAGACCTGTTTGATCATGTCCCCGATGTGACTTTCTTCGTGAAGGATGCCGCTTGCCGTTATATCGCTGTGAACGAGTCTCTCACAGGGCGATTAGGACTCAAACATCGCTCCCAGCTGATTGGAAAAAGGCTTGATGAGGTCTGCGAGGGAGATCTCGGACGCATCCCTACCGAGCAGGATTCCGAAGTTCTAAAAACGGGACTGCCACTCATCAATCATCTGGAACTGCATCGTTCGCGCACTCAAGAACCGGGCTGGTGTCTGACCACTAAAATTCCACTCCGAAATGAGAATGCAAACGTCGTTGGCCTGGTCGGTATTTCTTCAGATGTCCGCATTCCGACGGAACCTCAGGAAATCCCGGTGAGCTTTGCGAACGCTCTTACAGAATTTGAAAGCAGCCTGGCTGCAGAAGTCACACCAGCCTGGCTGGCAAAGAAATCCAAACTCTCTTCTCAACGAGTTGCCCGACTGACAAAAAAACTTTTCGGCCTCACACCAAGTCAGCTCATCACCAAAACACGAATTGCAGCCGCTTCACGCATTCTGAAAGAAACAGACAAATCTATCAAAGAAGTCGCAACCGCCTGCGGCTTTACCGACCACAGTGCTTTCAGCAGAACCTTCCGAGCAGCCACTGGTGTTTCACCAAGTGTGTTTCGGCAAAGTTAA